One window from the genome of Pelecanus crispus isolate bPelCri1 chromosome 13, bPelCri1.pri, whole genome shotgun sequence encodes:
- the C1GALT1C1 gene encoding C1GALT1-specific chaperone 1, whose translation MISESSSFVKGVVLGGAFCMLVTLLGHTKVGNGTKAHHHEHHHIQAPNKEDVLNLSEGERMELSKSIGVYCIILVKPKDLGHWAAVKETWSKHCDKVEFYSSENVKVFDSVDLNTNDMWAMMRKAYKITYERYKDEFNWFFLAYPTTFAIIENLKYFLLKKDPSQPFYIGHTVKSGDLEYVDGEGGIVLSIESLRRLSRVLEDSDKCPEQGGMIWKLAEDKQLAICLKYTGVFAENAEDSEGKDVFNTKSVGTLIKEAMSTHPQQVVDGCCSDMAITFSGLAPNHMHVMMYGVYRLRPYGHTYNDALVFLPPAGSDND comes from the coding sequence ATGATTTCCGAAAGCAGCTCCTTCGTGAAGGGTGTGGTGCTAGGAGGAGCCTTCTGCATGTTGGTTACGCTCCTCGGACATACCAAAGTGGGCAACGGGACTAAAGCGCATCACCACGAGCACCATCACATCCAGGCTCCCAACAAAGAAGATGTCTTGAACCTTTCAGAAGGTGAACGCATGGAGCTTAGTAAAAGTATCGGTGTTTATTGTATCATCCTTGTGAAACCGAAAGATCTGGGGCACTGGGCTGCAGTGAAAGAGACATGGAGCAAGCACTGCGACAAGGTGGAATTCTACAGCTCTGAAAACGTCAAAGTGTTTGATTCTGTAGACCTCAACACAAATGATATGTGGGCGATGATGAGAAAAGCTTACAAGATAACATATGAACGCTATAAAGATGAATTCAACTGGTTCTTCCTCGCATATCCAACAACATTTGCTATTATTGAAAATCTCAAgtatttcttactgaaaaaagACCCCTCGCAGCCTTTTTATATAGGCCATACTGTGAAATCCGGTGACCTCGAGTATGTAGATGGTGAGGGAGGAATAGTCTTAAGCATTGAATCGCTAAGACGACTCTCCCGTGTTCTTGAAGACTCTGACAAGTGTCCAGAGCAGGGAGGTATGATTTGGAAACTTGCTGAGGATAAACAGCTAGCAATCTGCCTGAAGTATACTGGAGTTTTTGCTGAAAACGCGGAAGATTCAGAAGGCAAAGACGTCTTTAACACTAAATCGGTCGGCACTCTCATTAAGGAAGCAATGTCTACTCACCCTCAGCAGGTGGTGGACGGCTGCTGCTCCGACATGGCCATCACGTTCAGCGGCCTGGCCCCCAACCACATGCACGTGATGATGTACGGTGTTTACAGGCTGAGACCCTACGGCCACACGTACAACGATGCACTCGTCTTCCTTCCGCCCGCAGGCTCGGACAATGACTGA